Genomic segment of Phycisphaerae bacterium:
AATTCCGGCCCCGCCGGCAGCAGCAATATTTTCATTATCGATGACGCTGAAGTCCATTGTTTCGGCATCAATAACGATGAAACAAGCCGCTCTTCCGAAACGCTGGTCAACTTGCGAATCCAATGTTTTTCCGGTTGACGTAACTGCAATTTTCATAATTTATCCTTTCTAAGATGGAGGACAGGCTCTCTGTCTGCGGGACGAAGATTAACTGTCAGCCTTTTTTAACTTGTCTATCATTTCCTGGACTTCTTCGGCGCCATCCTCATATAATTTTTTCTCATCCGGAGCAAGCTCATACAGAAGGCGCAGAAACTCGCCGGCATGAACACGTTCCTCGTCGGCTATATCTAAAAGCACATCCCCAGCCAGTTTATTGTTTGTGGATTCCGCCAACTGCGTATATAACTGAACCGCTTCATATTCAGCGGAAACCATAAAACGAATTGCTCTAACCAATTCAGAGCCTGTGAGTTTGCGGTCTTTCGCAAGCCCGCTGAATGGATTTCCAAATTCCGGCATAACATACCTTCCTTTCACAATATTTTTTCAAAAACCTTATCCACGAAATTATCTGCAGATCAGTCAAACAAAAATACTGCCATCGCAAGCGTAGTTGTCCACGCGTCTTTTTTGCCATAAGCGGTCTGGGTTATATTTGTGGTTTTTATAATCAGTCCGCTTGACTTATACACCTGCTCCTTTTCTGACCATGCCTTGTTAGGGTCAACCTCAAGACCGAGTGTTGTGCCGAGCATACCGGCGGCTAAATCTTCAGCCATATCAGCCGCTTTGTCGTGATTCATTCCATGTCCGTGAACTTCACTTAGATAACCCCAGTTATTATCATCTTTAGGCAGAGCAACTCCAATTGATGTAGCTATAAGCCTTCCCTGTTCATTTGTATCGGCTCTTGCCATTACACAATAGCGGATACTTCCAATTACAAGCTTCGTTAGACCTTTTTCTCTGCTTATAACCCTGCATTTAGGAGGAAGAATCGATGAGACCTGGACCAGATTCTGATGTGCTACTCCAGCTTGGCGCAAGGCTTCCTCAAAAGATTTCAGCTGGTACCTGTGGCGACCAACTCCTTTGGTTAAAAATACCTTACTGGGTACAAGGTCGAACCTTTCATACACTATTGTGACTCCTTCACATATCAACTCTAAAA
This window contains:
- a CDS encoding ferritin family protein codes for the protein MPEFGNPFSGLAKDRKLTGSELVRAIRFMVSAEYEAVQLYTQLAESTNNKLAGDVLLDIADEERVHAGEFLRLLYELAPDEKKLYEDGAEEVQEMIDKLKKADS
- a CDS encoding arginine decarboxylase, pyruvoyl-dependent, which produces MYERFDLVPSKVFLTKGVGRHRYQLKSFEEALRQAGVAHQNLVQVSSILPPKCRVISREKGLTKLVIGSIRYCVMARADTNEQGRLIATSIGVALPKDDNNWGYLSEVHGHGMNHDKAADMAEDLAAGMLGTTLGLEVDPNKAWSEKEQVYKSSGLIIKTTNITQTAYGKKDAWTTTLAMAVFLFD